In the genome of Hydrogenispora ethanolica, the window AATCGCCGCGACCGGCGGTACGCTGGGATCTTCGTATTGCAGGCTGGTTTTGATGGCTTTGCCGGTCAAACGGGCCACCAGATTCCCGGAAGCTCCGCCACAGACGATCTTTTGACCGTTTTTAAACTCCAGGAGTCTCTCGACCACCTGGGGATCCTGTTCCTGAGCCTTGGGCGGCCCCGTGAAAACCACCGCGTTTCGGGCGTGGCGCGCCCGGATCACAATGGCGGTCGAATCGTCGCAGGGTTGGCAGAGATAGCAACAATCCGCCAGGTCGGCGATTTTGGCGGCGAGTTCCTCCGCTTCCGCCGCGAGCAGGCCGCGCTGCTGCAGGTTATCGACCAGTCCGGCCTCGCCCAGTCCCAGTTTGAACATTCCGCCTACTCCGGCGTTAATCACGCCGTCGCTATTTAGGAGCAGTAAATCGCCGACTTCCACCTGAAAGAAGGCTTCGCGAATCGCTTTCCCGGCGATGTCGCGGCTCCGGCGCTCCAGCGGTTGCACCGCACCATCCCTCAGCAGGAGCAGACCCGGATTGTCATATTCGATCAAATGCGCCGCGCCATTATCCATGATCTTGAGAATAGTCAGGGTCGCATAGGCCAGATTCCTGACCTTGCAGGTGGGCAGGGTATCCGCGATGGTCGCGAAGACCTGCTCCAAGCTGACGTTCCGCCGCAGCAGCCCGGCGGCGATCTTGGCCGTCAGGATCGACAGGATGCTAGCCTTGATACCGCTTCCCAGGCCGTCGGAGAGAATGACGGTGATAGCGTCTTTGCTCTGAATGACTTCAGGAGTATCTCCGGTTACTTCCTCCCGGTATTTGGCGACGCCCGAGATCCCCACATCGAATTTCATTCAGGGCGCCTCGCTTTCATCCATAATCTCCATCAACTCCAGCAGCGTGGCTTTGGTCTCGGCGGTGCTCTCTCCGAGCAGTCCGGCGACATTCTGCACCACCCGCATCTGGTCCCGGATGACCCGGGAGGCCCGTTCCAGCGCTTCACGACGCATGTTATCGTGCTTGGCCTTGCGTTGCTCCTCGGCGGTGATGTTGGCGATGATCCCGATAATCACCCCGTATTTGGGCAACGGATAAATGATCTGCCGCGTGGCCAGGCCATACTGTTCGTAAGTGCGCAGATGGTCCACCAAGATGTCCTGGGTCTCCCAGACCTTGGCGAAATCGGACGGATCGATAAACACGCTCAGCGGCTTGCCCTTGCTCGGAATGTATTTCCGATTGAACAAGCGCTCAGCCGCGGGGTTCATGTCCTGGACGATCAGGTCCTTATCCACCACAATGATGGCATTGAGGGTGGTATCCACGATGGCGTTGGCGAAAGACTCCGCTTTCTCTTTCATATACGGAATGCACATCTCCGGCTCGGCCATGCCCTGGAGCACCGCGATGGCTTTCTCCCGGCAGCTGGAGTAGCCGCAGCCGCCGCAGTTGGTCTCGTCTTCCGGTTTATTTTTGCCGGTCAGCCGCAATACTT includes:
- a CDS encoding SpoIIE family protein phosphatase; protein product: MKFDVGISGVAKYREEVTGDTPEVIQSKDAITVILSDGLGSGIKASILSILTAKIAAGLLRRNVSLEQVFATIADTLPTCKVRNLAYATLTILKIMDNGAAHLIEYDNPGLLLLRDGAVQPLERRSRDIAGKAIREAFFQVEVGDLLLLNSDGVINAGVGGMFKLGLGEAGLVDNLQQRGLLAAEAEELAAKIADLADCCYLCQPCDDSTAIVIRARHARNAVVFTGPPKAQEQDPQVVERLLEFKNGQKIVCGGASGNLVARLTGKAIKTSLQYEDPSVPPVAAIEGIDLVTEGVLTLNKCLEKLAEYQAGKVLPNGSDGATLLSRALLKADHIAFLVGTAFNPAHEEIMHSLQLKTRTEAVKQIAGLLAGMGKELSLEIF